A single window of Candidatus Omnitrophota bacterium DNA harbors:
- a CDS encoding nucleotidyltransferase domain-containing protein codes for MESRIPIDMDKIEAFCKKWKVKDFYLFGSVLREDFVPESDVDALVRMSSYSGIGLFEWMDMIEELEAIFNRKVDLLSTDGVRNPFIRREIAQTRRLIYAS; via the coding sequence ATGGAATCGCGCATTCCGATCGACATGGATAAGATTGAAGCCTTTTGCAAGAAATGGAAGGTGAAGGATTTCTATTTGTTCGGCTCGGTGTTGCGCGAAGATTTCGTACCGGAGAGCGATGTGGACGCGCTTGTCCGCATGTCCAGCTATTCGGGAATCGGCCTTTTCGAATGGATGGATATGATCGAGGAATTGGAAGCGATCTTCAACCGGAAAGTCGATTTGCTCTCCACGGACGGAGTGAGAAATCCATTTATACGCCGAGAAATCGCGCAGACTCGGAGATTGATTTATGCCTCTTAA